Proteins from one Parvibaculum lavamentivorans DS-1 genomic window:
- a CDS encoding helix-turn-helix domain-containing protein — translation MAAAKDFCLPPDAHGGRLGTRGRVMWAGRFEFGDGWAVYRGPADANTAHRHAAIQIAVAREGMVGVRCGDVTTRARTVIIPSMVRHELLSQATSVTAFYLEAEGLPGRALRTLCPGDQAMPAPPAIDGLLGESDPPEAMEGLSALLAVRETGPIDPRLSSALACLRHGPGAPGAVGKAAKAAGISAPRLRELARAELGVALSQWLLWQKLARASHAIADGAGLAEAAATGGFADQAHFARTMRRMFGVTPRIAADLLA, via the coding sequence ATGGCTGCCGCAAAAGATTTCTGCCTTCCGCCGGATGCGCATGGCGGCCGGCTGGGAACGAGGGGTCGCGTCATGTGGGCCGGGCGGTTCGAATTCGGCGACGGATGGGCTGTCTATCGCGGGCCGGCGGATGCGAACACGGCACATCGCCATGCCGCGATCCAGATTGCGGTGGCGAGAGAGGGTATGGTGGGGGTACGGTGCGGCGATGTTACGACGCGCGCCCGGACGGTGATCATTCCCTCGATGGTGCGCCATGAATTGCTGTCGCAGGCAACATCCGTGACGGCGTTTTATCTGGAGGCGGAAGGGCTTCCGGGACGTGCGTTGCGGACCCTTTGTCCAGGCGATCAGGCGATGCCCGCGCCACCTGCCATTGATGGTTTGCTCGGGGAGAGCGATCCGCCGGAAGCGATGGAAGGACTGTCGGCGCTGCTTGCAGTACGCGAGACGGGGCCCATCGACCCAAGGCTTTCCAGCGCGCTTGCCTGCTTGCGGCATGGGCCCGGCGCTCCCGGCGCCGTGGGAAAGGCCGCAAAGGCGGCAGGCATATCTGCTCCGCGATTGCGCGAACTGGCGCGAGCGGAGTTGGGTGTTGCGCTGTCACAATGGCTGTTATGGCAAAAGCTTGCGCGTGCTTCTCATGCGATTGCCGACGGCGCCGGGCTTGCAGAGGCGGCGGCGACAGGCGGCTTTGCCGATCAGGCACATTTCGCGCGGACGATGCGGCGCATGTTCGGTGTGACGCCGCGCATCGCCGCAGACCTGCTCGCCTGA
- a CDS encoding class I SAM-dependent methyltransferase, translating to MQERSFVPALGKSEFTNSYDKVIAVMTREKRWRPLVVNALALQTGETVVDIGAGTGSQAILLKQAVPGIRIIGIDPDPDVLAIARAKAEAAAVEVDWRQGFGDEADQIAGSEIADAVVSSLVLHQCPMEVKSGILAAANRVLKPGGRLVIADFGLQRTFLMRTLFRQVQAVDGYEYTQPNAEGILAELIPAAGFTNFEERHVFPTHTGSISIYCALKPS from the coding sequence ATGCAGGAACGCAGCTTCGTCCCCGCCCTGGGGAAGTCGGAATTCACGAACAGCTACGACAAGGTGATCGCCGTAATGACACGCGAGAAACGCTGGCGACCGCTCGTCGTGAACGCCCTCGCTCTTCAAACAGGCGAGACGGTCGTCGACATTGGCGCCGGAACCGGCTCGCAGGCAATCCTTCTGAAACAGGCCGTGCCCGGCATACGCATCATTGGCATTGATCCCGACCCCGATGTACTCGCCATCGCGCGCGCAAAGGCCGAGGCCGCCGCCGTGGAGGTCGACTGGCGGCAGGGCTTCGGCGATGAAGCGGACCAGATCGCAGGCTCTGAAATTGCGGATGCGGTCGTGTCGAGTCTCGTCCTCCATCAATGCCCGATGGAGGTAAAATCCGGCATCCTTGCGGCGGCGAACCGTGTTCTGAAACCGGGTGGTCGTCTCGTCATCGCCGATTTCGGCCTCCAGCGCACCTTCTTGATGCGTACGCTCTTTCGGCAGGTTCAGGCAGTCGATGGCTATGAATACACACAGCCGAACGCCGAGGGCATCCTGGCGGAGTTGATCCCGGCGGCAGGCTTCACCAATTTCGAGGAGCGGCACGTCTTCCCGACACATACCGGTTCGATCAGCATATATTGTGCCTTGAAACCGAGCTGA